The genome window ACAATAAAcagtgcaaaaagtcaaaacggGAAATGTTTTTTGATACAGAGGGAGTACACAATTTGCTTGCCTCCGAACTTTTACATCCTGTCTTTGTCGTAGAATGTGTCTACAACTATCCAGAATGCTACCCACCTCagagtattattattttttatttttttgatttgtaggttactccctctgtccctctcatttcgttacggttactattttgtgttgtctctctcatttctttacgttactataaatagtaagtttttctcatcattacccctactatctcatatttaacaataaaaactactattacacccaccactttccttcactatctcaaatctattattaaatattgataggtcccaccactttactcacttttcatctaactttactcatttttcacacattgtcttggtctccgtgtcaccctccaatgtaaacaattgagggggacggagggagtatatcatcACATACATTATTTgcattaataaaatcatttaattattaaaattttaactatgTAGCATCACTCCCATCCAAATCTAGATTTGGTGTCATTAatacaaaaacaattaaaaatttggttttaaaattaataaaatcaaaaatttcaaaatatgaatatatgtatataggtcATTATGGATTTCACCGACAGCCATCTTATATAGAGTCCCATAGAGAATATTTAGtcaactttaaaattttattaataattttaaaattagtcatacttatacataaatattaattataatgttGAGAACATTTGGTCAACTTGAAAattctattaataatttataagtaaaatcaaaaataaaattattatcaattaatattaataaataattgatagatagatgataatatatattatttctaccATCCATTTACGGTATATaaaaagtaattataaaaattaaatatttaaatcgtAACTTATCAACTGGTCAATAATATTTGATCAATCTTAAATACATTATcattaatttttcatataaaacagaataatattaaaatatagattattaatataaaattttgaattatatttttggctaatatcaattaaaataattgttattattttattcaaatgtgTACGAAACGAGATACTTTAGTTTTTTCTGAAACAAAATGCCGATACAGAGTATATATGACTGAAAGTCTAAAACCCTGACCCGATACACTAGGTCTAAACTACTGTTGTAATAGCTTAAATGCTTCTCTGAACTCCGGCGAACGGCGGCGCCACCGGTGAATTCAATTTGGTATCTCATTCTCATACTAACATTGCTCTTTAATTTCTAGTCTCAATCACTTTGTGTATCACTGTGTGTAAATGCTTGAAATGTGATGATGAAATCGCGGTATGTAATCTCGCTATTAAGTTTGTTACGAAATGATTTGTGTGAAGTTCCCTGAGTAGTTGCTTAATTTCACCAAATGTGGATATCGAATTTCGAAAGCTAGAGCTTATGATTTTAATATACCTATTCTATGAGGGTTTATGGTTTTAATTCACATTTGTGGAGGTAAGTAATGCCACTAATTAATCTATTGAAGGCGGTTCTTGTGTGCGTCGTATAAATGTGGTGGAGTTTATATCAGTGTTCGTAGTTTATTAATCTGAAATGCCCTGATCTGTTGCTTAATTCCAAGAAAGTGCGAATATCAAAACTCGAGTTCTAGGGTTTATAGTTTCGCTATACATAACGCTAGGggtgattatatttaattaatgtgAAAATACATATGTTGAGGTGAATTATGCaactaattaatttattgatatcttTTATGTATCGTTCGACTGGATGTCATGGTGGAGTTTATATCAGTATTTCTAGAAATTACATATGTCTACATGTTAATGGTTGGTAGTCTTGTTTGTAATGGTGTAACTAGAAAAATGTTTAGAAGTAATGTTGAAGATATTTACATTAAGAATAATACTTCGGTCATTGTTGTTGCAGAAATATGAGAGGAGTTTCGTATGTTTTGTCATGTTCTCGGCACGTTCGAAGTACGCAGTTATGTAGACCAGTCTCTAATTTCTCGTTTCATAGACCAATAGTTACTTTTAGTTATACTCAGTTACAGAATATGATACCCCTGGTTCCTGATTCTCTATGCGGAATGAGGTCTTTCTGCAATAAGGCTGCGTCGATCCCACTTGCACTTCAGGCGCAAGTGGAAAGAGAGAGgcagagggagagagaagagaggatCCGGATGGGGTTGGATACTGCCGATATTGATGCTGAGGATGATGAGGATTACATGGGTGTAGGCCCGCTTATTGATAAACTTGAGAAATGGAAGATTAAACACCCTCCGAATCCTGAGTTAGACATGATGTACGAAGAGCCTACTGACTCTGACAGCGATGAAGATGATGACAGGTTTTCTGCTGAAGCTAATAAAAGAAGGTCTGAAGATTTTGAAAAGAAGTTTGCGCGCCATAAAGAGCTTCTCAAAAGTTTCACGGACTCTAGTAACTTTCTGAATccacttcttttctttttctttttaaatgtgGTCATGTGCTCATGTTGTTGAACAACTGCTGTTGCTATCATTGTATTAATAATGTGTTGAAACTATGCGCACAACCTTTAATACTTTCAGTGAGGATCCACATCACGGTCCTCTACTCTGCTGTAATGATTGGTTTCTTACTTTCTTTTCCGTGCAGAAACTCTAGATGAATCTCACGAGTGGATGAACAGACTTGACAAATTCGAGCAGAAGCATTTCAAACTACGTCCTGAGTATATAGTTATTGGTGAATTAATGAACAGATTGAAGGAGGCTACCGGGAAGGATAAATTTCTTCTCCAACACAAATTGAACAGGGCAATGCGTTTGGTGGATTGGAAGGAAGCTAATGACCCAAATAATCCTGACAATTATGGTGCATTCCAGCATGCAGATGAAGCTGCTGTTGAAAATGAGGAATTTGAAAAGGAACAATTGACTCGACGAGCTCAACTTAATGACGACGATGACATGGAATTTGACAGCATGAAGGAGAGGGATGATATACTTTTGGAGAAACTTGAAGCCATTGACAAGGAACTGGAGCAGAAGCTTGGGGACTTGGATCATACTTTCGGAAAGAAAGGAAAGGTCCTAGAGCAGGAGATTAGAGATCTTGCTGAAGAGAGGAACTCCTTGACTGAGCAGAAGAGAAGGCCTCTTTACAGAAAAGTAAGTATTTTTGCTATCTTTTCAATTGTTCATATCCAAATATGATTTTGAGTgccttttgtttttttatcattGCTTTTGTACTAGATGGATGGATAAGATAGTATGTTGAATATGAAGCGTATGGATTCTTTGGAACTATACGCCTTCCTTTCTCAATGTACTTACTAGGCACACTGTATATGCTCAC of Daucus carota subsp. sativus chromosome 3, DH1 v3.0, whole genome shotgun sequence contains these proteins:
- the LOC108210440 gene encoding uncharacterized protein LOC108210440 — encoded protein: MRGVSYVLSCSRHVRSTQLCRPVSNFSFHRPIVTFSYTQLQNMIPLVPDSLCGMRSFCNKAASIPLALQAQVERERQREREERIRMGLDTADIDAEDDEDYMGVGPLIDKLEKWKIKHPPNPELDMMYEEPTDSDSDEDDDRFSAEANKRRSEDFEKKFARHKELLKSFTDSKTLDESHEWMNRLDKFEQKHFKLRPEYIVIGELMNRLKEATGKDKFLLQHKLNRAMRLVDWKEANDPNNPDNYGAFQHADEAAVENEEFEKEQLTRRAQLNDDDDMEFDSMKERDDILLEKLEAIDKELEQKLGDLDHTFGKKGKVLEQEIRDLAEERNSLTEQKRRPLYRKGFDVKLIDVSRTCKVTKGGRIFKYTAMLACGNYNGVIGFAKAKGPAMPVAVQKAHEKCFQNLHYIERHEEHTIAHAVQTSYKKTKVYLWPGQTLTGMKAGRIVQTVLNLAGLKNVKSKVVGSRNPDNTVKALFKALNAIETPKDVQQKFGRTVVESYLL